Proteins co-encoded in one Oncorhynchus kisutch isolate 150728-3 linkage group LG1, Okis_V2, whole genome shotgun sequence genomic window:
- the LOC109895545 gene encoding inositol hexakisphosphate kinase 2 — MSPALEALMQADGTLPYPGKGVMLEPFVHQVGGHSCVLRFGDQTICKPLIPREHQFYKSLPPEMRKFTPQYRGVVSVSFEEDEEGNLCLIAYPLHNEPENMENKDPSAECEPKSKMIKWCNKKSSSLLLDNDNYSKDRVRQSTKENKSKSYNGAEVQQQAEVLRYSLDRKQIKHNPWSLKCHQQHLQRMKENSKHRNQYKFILLENLTWRHAVPCVLDLKMGTRQHGDDASEEKKANQIRKCQQSTSASIGVRLCGMQVYQSDSGQLMFMNKYHGRKLSLPGFKEALFQFFHDGQRLRRELLFPVLRKLREMQETLESCESYRFYSSSLLIIYDGEPPRPRAPTRRHRGGEEGDEDELSDEEEEEGAFGFTRGSAAGSSAGGSSNGSSNGSVGRSSRGAAGEASSPAVDVRMIDFAHTTCRHYGEDSVVHEGQDSGYIFGLQNLITIISQLEEHSAD; from the exons ATGAGTCCTGCTCTAGAAGCCCTTATGCAGGCAGACGGGACGCTCCCCTATCCCGGGAAAGGGGTGATGCTTGAGCCCTTTGTGCACCAGGTGGGGGGCCACTCTTGCGTACTGCGTTTCGGCGACCAGACCATCTGCAAGCCCCTCATCCCCCGAGAACACCAGTTCTACAAGAGCCTGCCCCCCGAAATGAGGAAGTTCACCCCCCAGTACAGAG gtgtGGTGTCAGTCAGCTTTGAGGAAGATGAAGAGGGCAACCTGTGTCTCATCGCTTACCCCCTCCACAATGAACCAGAGAACATGGAAAACAAGGACCCCTCAGCTGAATGCGAGCCTAAGAGTAAGATGATCAAATGGTGCAACAAGAAATCATCGTCCCTATTGCTAGATAATGACAACTACAGCAAAGACCGGGTCAGACAGAGCACTAAAGAGAACAAGAGCAAAAG ttataACGGTGCGGAGGTGCAGCAGCAGGCTGAGGTTCTCCGCTACAGCCTAGATCGGAAGCAGATCAAACACAACCCCTGGAGTCTGAAATGCCACCAGCAGCACCTCCAAAGGATGAAGGAGAACTCCAAACATCGCAACCAATACAAATTCATCCTGTTGGAGAACCTGACGTGGCGTCACGCAGTGCCGTGCGTGCTGGACCTGAAGATGGGCACGCGGCAGCATGGTGACGATGCGTCAGAGGAGAAGAAGGCCAACCAGATCCGCAAATGTCAACAGAGCACTTCCGCCTCCATCGGTGTCCGGCTTTGTGGCATGCAGGTGTACCAGTCAGACTCAGGCCAGCTGATGTTCATGAACAAGTACCACGGGAGGAAGCTGAGCCTGCCGGGCTTCAAAGAGGCCCTTTTCCAGTTCTTCCACGATGGGCAGCGTCTGCGGCGCGAGCTGCTCTTCCCGGTGCTGCGGAAGCTCCGGGAGATGCAGGAAACCCTGGAGTCCTGCGAGTCTTACCGCttctactcctcctccctcctcatcatCTATGATGGGGAGCCCCCCCGCCCTCGCGCCCCCACTCGACGCCACcgcggaggagaggagggtgatgaGGATGAGCTCtcagatgaggaagaggaagagggggcgTTTGGGTTCACCCGTGGCTCGGCAGCTGGCAGCAGTGCTGGAGGGAGCAGTAACGGTAGCAGTAACGGTAGCGTCGGTCGCTCGTCCCGTGGTGCAGCAGGGGAGGCCAGCAGCCCGGCAGTGGATGTGAGGATGATAGACTTTGCTCATACGACGTGTCGCCATTACGGGGAGGACAGTGTTGTGCATGAGGGTCAGGACAGCGGCTACATCTTCGGTCTGCAAAACCTCATCACCATCATATCCCAGCTGGAGGAGCACAGCGCCGACTAA